The DNA sequence GAAAAAGATTCAGCACAATTTTTGGTTCGTAATGCATTAAGAAGTATAAATTTTTATGGCGCGGAACGAATGGTAAGAATCAACCAATTGCCAAAAGGTTTGGATGATTTAAAATTTGTAATTCCACATAATGTTAATCTTATTTTAATTCCAAAATGTGAATCAACAAATGAAGTTTTAGAAACCGTGGAAATTGTAAATGAATTAAAAAGTAAAAATAAAATTTCCAACGAAATAATTTTTATGCCGATTATAGAAAGTGCGCTTGGAGTTGAAAAAGCTTTCGAAATTGCTACTGCTTCTGAAAATATTTGTGCTTTGGCTGTTGGACTTGAAGATTACACCGCCGATATTGGTACTCAACGTACAGCAGAAGGAACTGAAAGTTTTTATGCAAGAAGTCAAATTATTAATGCTGCAAAAGCTGCAAAAATTCAAGCAATTGATACAGTTTTCTCAGATATAAATGATATGGAAGGTTTACGTAAAAGTGTTCTGGAGGCTAAACAATTGGGTTTTGAAGGAAAAGGTTGCATTCATCCTAGACAAATAAAAGTTATAAATGAAGCATTTCTTCCCGAAAAAAATGAAATTGACAAAGCAAAAAAAATTGTTATAGCTTTTGATGATGCTAAATCAAAAGGGTTAGGAGTTGTATCGTTAGGAAGTAAAATGATTGATGCGCCCATTGTAAAACGTGCAGAAAAAACAATCAAACTTGCAGTTGAAAATAGTTTGTTAGATAAAAATTGGAAATCAAATGAAATTAGTTAAAAATGCTGCTGGAAGATTTGTTCCAACTAGAATAAATAAACGTGATGAAATTCCATATAAAGGAATTGGCAAATTTAGACCAAAAGGAAACAAAGCAAAACCGCCAATTAGAACTTGTATTGATTATCCAACAGATGGAAATAAATTAGTTTCAAGTTTAGAAGAAGCATTAAAAAAAGCCGGATTGAAAGACGGAATGACAATTTCCACACATCATCATTTAAGAAATGGCGATGTTCTTACAAATCAACTTTTTGATACAATTAAAAAAATGGGAATCAAAAATATTCGATGGTTTCCAAGCGCATCATTTCCATGTCATCAACATTTAATTCAATATTTGGAAGATGGCACAATTCATCACATTGAAGGAAGCATGAACGGACCTTTAGGAAAATTTACAACTGATGGAAAAATGAAAGGAATTGGAGTTCTACGATCGCATGGCGGAAGATATCAATCAATTCAAGATGGTGAAGTTCATATTGATATTGCAGTAATTGCTGCTCCAACTGCTGATCCGTTTGGGAATGCAACTGGGGATCAAGGAAAATCTGCTTGCGGACTTTTAGGTTTCGCACTCGGCGATTCGGAATATGCAGATCGTGTTATTGTGGTAACAGATAATCTTGTTCCCTTCCCTTGCATTCCTTGGCAGATTCAAGGTAACAATGTTGATTTTGTTGTGCAGACAGATTCGCTTGGAGATTCATCAAAAATTGTTTCCGGAACTACTGAAGTTACAAAAAGTCCGGATAGATTATTAATTGCTGAATATGTTGCTCAATTTTTTGAAGATGCCGGAATATTAAAAGATGGATTTTCATTTCAAGCTGGTGCCGGAGGAACAAATTTAGCATTCGCACTTTTCCTCAAAGAAAAAATGAAAGCAAAAAATATTAAGGCAAGATTTATACGCGGCGGAAGCACAAAATATTTAGTAGAAATGTTGGAAGAAGGATTAACTGATTATATTTTAGACGGACAAACTTTTGATTTGGAAGGTGTACGATCCATGCACGAAAATGCAAATCACGTAAATACGTCTCCGTTCACAAGTTATAATTATCACGGTAAAGGAAATTTTGCATCAATTTTGGATGTAGTAGTTTTAGGGGCAACTGAAGTTGATCTTAATTTTAACGCAAATGTTGTTACTCATTCCGATGGATATTTGCTTCACGGAATTGGCGGATGGCAGAATTGCCTTTTTTCAAAATGTACAATTTTAGCAATTCCTTCTTTCAGAGATCGCATTCCCGTAATTGTTGATGAAGTTACAACTTTATGCGGACCTGGAGAATTAGTTGATGTAATTGTAACCGAGCGCGGAATTGCGATAAATCCCAAAAGAAAAGATTTGATTGAAGCTGTAAAGAATACTAAATTACCTATCAAAACTATAAAAGAAATTTACAACGAAGTAA is a window from the Ignavibacteriota bacterium genome containing:
- the citF gene encoding citrate lyase subunit alpha yields the protein MKLVKNAAGRFVPTRINKRDEIPYKGIGKFRPKGNKAKPPIRTCIDYPTDGNKLVSSLEEALKKAGLKDGMTISTHHHLRNGDVLTNQLFDTIKKMGIKNIRWFPSASFPCHQHLIQYLEDGTIHHIEGSMNGPLGKFTTDGKMKGIGVLRSHGGRYQSIQDGEVHIDIAVIAAPTADPFGNATGDQGKSACGLLGFALGDSEYADRVIVVTDNLVPFPCIPWQIQGNNVDFVVQTDSLGDSSKIVSGTTEVTKSPDRLLIAEYVAQFFEDAGILKDGFSFQAGAGGTNLAFALFLKEKMKAKNIKARFIRGGSTKYLVEMLEEGLTDYILDGQTFDLEGVRSMHENANHVNTSPFTSYNYHGKGNFASILDVVVLGATEVDLNFNANVVTHSDGYLLHGIGGWQNCLFSKCTILAIPSFRDRIPVIVDEVTTLCGPGELVDVIVTERGIAINPKRKDLIEAVKNTKLPIKTIKEIYNEVNEICGGIPSKPKVNKNKVVAVVKWVDGTILDSVFQKV
- a CDS encoding HpcH/HpaI aldolase/citrate lyase family protein; amino-acid sequence: MQKSFAGQKGPKVRSDCYIEIEETNSGGIKIDLKSKVDVMYGSSIKSMLLEMCKYFKIKNANILCEDSGALPFTISARFESAIKRLHPEITDEFLLPMNKNNLYSTVKDKLRRSRLYLPGNEPKFYPNAGLHSPDGIILDLEDSVSPTEKDSAQFLVRNALRSINFYGAERMVRINQLPKGLDDLKFVIPHNVNLILIPKCESTNEVLETVEIVNELKSKNKISNEIIFMPIIESALGVEKAFEIATASENICALAVGLEDYTADIGTQRTAEGTESFYARSQIINAAKAAKIQAIDTVFSDINDMEGLRKSVLEAKQLGFEGKGCIHPRQIKVINEAFLPEKNEIDKAKKIVIAFDDAKSKGLGVVSLGSKMIDAPIVKRAEKTIKLAVENSLLDKNWKSNEIS